Genomic segment of Mucilaginibacter sabulilitoris:
AAATGCTTTATAAGGCATTTTATGGTTTTGCTATGAGTATATGTCTGCGTTATGCGGGTAACCGCTACGAGGCTTCTGAAATTATGAACCAGGGGTTTTTAAAAGTGTTTACCAATTTACATAAATACGATACCGGGAGGCCCTTTATTGCCTGGGTTGGCCGTATCATGATGAATACTTCGGTAGATTATTACAGGAGCAACCTGAAACTATCGCTCACTGATGATCTTGAAGCCGCGGAGGATATAGGCCATTATGAACTCCCCGATCAGAAACTAAATTACGATGATCTGATAGGAATGATTCAACAATTGCCCAATGCTTACCGCACTGTGTTTAATTTATTTGCAATTG
This window contains:
- a CDS encoding RNA polymerase sigma factor translates to MGEAELQQLIAGCLQHSRKDQKMLYKAFYGFAMSICLRYAGNRYEASEIMNQGFLKVFTNLHKYDTGRPFIAWVGRIMMNTSVDYYRSNLKLSLTDDLEAAEDIGHYELPDQKLNYDDLIGMIQQLPNAYRTVFNLFAIEGFSHEEIATQLNISTGTSKSNLFKAREKLKLMVLNSGKLPDNNSEDTRHKIIAIGAISIGLSYLIELIMR